From a single Photobacterium gaetbulicola Gung47 genomic region:
- a CDS encoding phosphoenolpyruvate synthase (COG0574) — translation MVDFLLWKLTFFAFFLQRKAIVYLWVTCFKLLNPIRRIAVQQNVVWYDALSMNDVDKVGGKNASLGEMVANLANAGVKVPNGYATTSHAFNQFLEANSLNERIYQLLDELDVEDVNALQQAGETIRNWVLEAPLPLDLEQDIRESYHELAQGDEMLSVAVRSSATAEDLPDASFAGQQETFLNVRGIDAVIEAVKHVFASLFNDRAISYRVHQGFDHKGVALSAGIQRMVRSDKASSGVMFTLDTESGFDQVVFITSSWGLGEMVVQGAVNPDEFYVHKPTLQAGNPAVVRRTIGSKLLKMVYTEDTSLGKQVEILDTTQQEQNQFSLTDQEIESLAKQALIIEQHYGRPMDIEWAKDGITGELLIVQARPETVRSRDDANVMERFHLNGTGHALTEGRAIGQRIGSGEVRVVSDLSQMDQVQAGDVLVADMTDPDWEPVMKKAAAIVTNRGGRTCHAAIIARELGIPAVVGCGNATELLRTGQRVTVSCAQGETGYIYEGELDFEVRRSAVDDLPDLPLKVMMNVGNPDRAFDFACIPNEGVGLARLEFIINKMIGIHPKALLNYEQQSEELKAEIDQRIIGYPDPVEFYIQKLTEGISTLAAAFWPKRVIVRMSDFKSNEYRNLVGGVNFEPTEENPMIGFRGASRYVSEQFQDCFALECEAIKRVRETMGLKNVEIMIPFVRTVSEAASVIDLLAKFDLRRGENGLKVIMMCELPSNAILADDFLKYFDGFSIGSNDMTQLTLGLDRDSGEIAHMFDERNDAVKVMLAMAIKAANNAGKYVGICGQGPSDHDDLAQWLMEQGIDSVSLNPDTVVETWLHLGKQS, via the coding sequence ATGGTTGACTTTTTGCTCTGGAAATTGACATTTTTTGCTTTTTTTTTGCAGCGAAAGGCAATCGTTTACTTATGGGTTACCTGCTTTAAACTGTTGAATCCAATAAGGAGAATTGCCGTGCAACAGAATGTTGTCTGGTACGATGCTTTGTCAATGAACGATGTTGACAAGGTCGGTGGTAAGAATGCATCTCTTGGCGAGATGGTGGCGAATTTGGCGAATGCGGGAGTGAAAGTTCCCAATGGCTATGCCACCACCTCTCATGCCTTTAATCAGTTCCTGGAAGCCAATTCGCTCAATGAGCGGATCTATCAGCTGCTTGACGAGCTGGATGTTGAAGATGTAAATGCCTTGCAGCAAGCTGGCGAGACTATCCGTAATTGGGTTCTAGAGGCACCGCTTCCGCTGGATCTCGAGCAGGATATTCGCGAGAGCTACCATGAGCTTGCCCAAGGTGACGAGATGCTTTCTGTGGCTGTCCGCTCATCGGCAACAGCAGAAGACCTACCTGATGCCTCCTTTGCAGGCCAACAAGAAACCTTCCTCAATGTCCGTGGGATCGATGCGGTAATCGAAGCGGTCAAACACGTTTTTGCATCGCTGTTCAATGACCGTGCAATCTCATACCGTGTCCACCAAGGGTTTGACCACAAAGGTGTTGCGCTATCTGCGGGTATCCAGCGCATGGTGCGCTCAGACAAAGCCTCTTCAGGTGTCATGTTTACTTTGGATACCGAGTCAGGTTTTGACCAAGTGGTATTCATCACTTCATCCTGGGGCCTTGGAGAGATGGTCGTACAGGGGGCCGTCAACCCTGATGAATTCTACGTTCATAAACCAACCCTGCAGGCGGGTAACCCTGCCGTTGTTCGTCGTACTATCGGCTCTAAACTGCTAAAGATGGTTTATACCGAGGATACTTCACTGGGTAAGCAGGTTGAGATCCTCGATACCACCCAACAAGAGCAAAACCAGTTCTCCTTAACTGACCAAGAAATTGAATCATTGGCCAAGCAAGCGCTGATCATCGAACAGCACTATGGGCGACCAATGGATATCGAGTGGGCCAAAGACGGGATCACAGGGGAACTACTGATTGTCCAGGCCCGTCCCGAAACCGTGCGCTCGCGCGATGATGCCAATGTGATGGAGCGCTTCCACCTCAATGGGACAGGCCATGCCCTGACTGAAGGGCGAGCGATTGGCCAACGTATTGGTAGCGGCGAGGTGCGTGTCGTCTCCGATTTGTCTCAGATGGATCAGGTCCAAGCCGGTGATGTGCTGGTGGCTGACATGACCGACCCAGACTGGGAGCCGGTCATGAAAAAAGCGGCGGCGATCGTGACAAACCGTGGCGGCCGTACTTGCCACGCAGCCATTATTGCCCGCGAGCTAGGCATACCGGCGGTCGTCGGCTGTGGCAATGCGACTGAGTTATTGCGAACCGGTCAGCGAGTCACCGTATCCTGTGCTCAAGGGGAGACGGGCTACATCTACGAAGGAGAGCTGGACTTTGAAGTACGCCGCTCTGCTGTCGATGATCTTCCTGATTTGCCGCTTAAAGTGATGATGAACGTCGGTAACCCTGATAGGGCGTTCGACTTTGCCTGTATTCCGAACGAAGGTGTAGGCTTGGCAAGACTGGAGTTTATCATTAACAAGATGATCGGTATTCACCCGAAAGCTTTGCTCAATTACGAGCAGCAGTCTGAGGAGCTGAAAGCCGAGATTGATCAGCGCATCATCGGTTACCCTGATCCGGTCGAGTTCTACATTCAGAAACTGACTGAAGGGATTTCAACACTTGCTGCGGCTTTCTGGCCAAAACGCGTCATCGTGCGCATGTCGGATTTCAAGTCGAACGAATACCGTAATTTAGTTGGCGGTGTGAATTTCGAGCCGACGGAAGAAAACCCGATGATCGGTTTCCGCGGAGCCTCACGTTATGTTTCCGAGCAGTTCCAAGATTGTTTTGCTCTTGAATGTGAGGCAATCAAGCGCGTTCGTGAAACCATGGGGCTGAAGAATGTCGAAATTATGATCCCGTTCGTCCGGACAGTTAGCGAAGCGGCTTCGGTGATTGACTTGCTGGCGAAGTTTGATCTTCGTCGCGGTGAGAATGGCCTGAAAGTGATCATGATGTGCGAGTTGCCCTCCAATGCAATTCTGGCTGATGATTTCCTCAAATACTTTGATGGGTTCTCTATCGGGTCCAACGATATGACTCAGCTGACGCTGGGGTTAGACAGGGATTCTGGTGAAATTGCCCACATGTTCGACGAGCGCAATGATGCGGTCAAGGTTATGTTGGCGATGGCGATAAAAGCCGCAAATAATGCCGGAAAATACGTAGGGATCTGTGGCCAGGGGCCATCGGATCATGACGACTTAGCCCAATGGCTCATGGAGCAGGGGATCGACTCGGTGTCTCTGAATCCGGATACCGTGGTCGAGACCTGGTTGCATCTGGGTAAGCAATCATAA
- a CDS encoding putative ATP-binding region, ATPase-like protein (COG0642,COG0784,COG2202), whose product MLGERMTSQVAMFTKGVLARRLFTVIGLIMLASIFFSLLFTYKQNVNRVTKDVEMLMNISSPLVIDVFLSTDLEGSVELNRFFANYEEISAVNIFDLEGKLLHAYQSRAKNSFSYIGFKPVGNLSSGFHFNIVNEILFDGKVIAQYEVYYRSEYTVKDLLFALIQLALPFILMLCFMLYYVYTRVTKPIYAITEQLSLVGKGQVSLDEFMESDTEVGCLARKIQASDAKLFFRNKKLIELNQTLKTKTEQLDRAVKVKTEFMANMSHEIRTPMNGIIGFIQCLQQKNLDHESTQQVEYIKESALSLLVLINEILNYSKLESGKVKVTENDFNMWRLINSCVKTVHSEARAKNLEVNISLPPEKRCYFHGDEQHLRQVLTNLLGNAVKFTAKGFVNVSVDLLQEKELEAELCIRVSDSGIGISADKIDSIFESYTQADGSISRRYGGTGLGLTISKQLCELMGTQLGVISQEGKGTEFSFRLTVKKAQAVPENNTLQLNECLNCDLSQFANTRILIAEDSHINQQLVIAFLKSMGLTNIDIVDNGLQAVDYMKSTQPDVVLMDCQMPEMGGLEATQKIRRLPNGSQIPIIALTANVMESEKQQCFDVGMDAYLAKPIIKINLFSTLLTILNTNSVS is encoded by the coding sequence ATGTTAGGCGAGCGAATGACATCACAGGTGGCAATGTTCACGAAAGGTGTATTGGCCCGGCGACTTTTTACGGTGATCGGCTTGATAATGCTGGCTTCTATCTTTTTTTCGCTGCTGTTTACCTATAAACAGAATGTCAACCGTGTGACAAAAGATGTGGAAATGCTCATGAATATCTCTTCGCCTTTGGTAATTGATGTTTTTTTGAGTACGGATTTAGAAGGCTCAGTAGAATTGAACCGATTCTTTGCAAATTATGAAGAAATCTCTGCCGTCAATATCTTTGATCTGGAGGGAAAATTGCTCCATGCCTATCAGAGCCGGGCAAAAAATAGTTTCTCGTATATTGGCTTCAAGCCTGTGGGTAACCTCAGTTCAGGCTTTCACTTTAACATCGTCAATGAGATTCTATTTGATGGCAAAGTAATTGCGCAATATGAGGTTTACTATAGAAGCGAATATACCGTAAAAGATTTGTTGTTTGCCCTAATACAACTTGCGCTGCCATTTATTTTGATGTTGTGCTTCATGTTGTATTACGTCTATACCCGAGTAACAAAACCTATTTATGCCATTACTGAACAGCTTTCGTTGGTGGGCAAAGGCCAGGTCAGCTTGGATGAATTTATGGAGTCAGATACCGAAGTTGGGTGCTTGGCGCGAAAAATTCAAGCTTCAGATGCCAAGTTGTTTTTTAGAAACAAGAAACTCATAGAGCTTAACCAAACGTTGAAAACAAAAACCGAGCAACTAGATCGGGCTGTGAAAGTGAAGACAGAATTTATGGCCAATATGAGCCATGAAATCAGAACGCCAATGAACGGCATCATAGGTTTCATACAGTGTCTGCAGCAAAAGAACCTAGATCATGAATCGACCCAGCAGGTTGAATACATCAAAGAATCCGCTTTGTCTTTGTTGGTTCTTATCAATGAGATTTTGAACTACTCAAAACTTGAAAGCGGAAAAGTGAAAGTCACAGAAAATGATTTCAATATGTGGCGACTAATTAATTCATGCGTGAAAACGGTTCACTCAGAAGCGAGGGCTAAAAATCTTGAGGTGAATATTAGCCTGCCACCTGAAAAGCGTTGCTATTTCCATGGTGATGAGCAGCATCTGCGCCAGGTTCTGACTAATTTATTGGGGAATGCGGTTAAATTCACGGCCAAAGGCTTTGTTAATGTATCGGTAGACCTATTGCAGGAAAAAGAGCTCGAAGCTGAGTTATGCATTCGGGTTTCCGATAGTGGTATCGGTATATCGGCAGATAAAATTGACAGTATATTTGAATCCTATACGCAAGCCGATGGTTCGATTTCAAGGCGCTACGGGGGGACAGGCCTTGGGCTGACGATTTCAAAACAGTTATGTGAATTGATGGGGACCCAGTTGGGGGTGATCAGCCAAGAAGGCAAAGGGACTGAGTTTTCGTTTCGTCTGACGGTGAAAAAAGCGCAGGCAGTTCCAGAAAATAATACGTTACAGCTTAACGAGTGCTTGAATTGCGACTTATCCCAATTTGCCAATACCCGTATTCTAATCGCTGAAGATAGCCATATTAACCAGCAATTGGTAATTGCCTTTTTAAAGTCGATGGGATTAACCAACATCGATATTGTCGATAATGGTCTTCAAGCTGTTGATTATATGAAAAGCACTCAACCAGATGTTGTATTGATGGATTGCCAAATGCCAGAGATGGGAGGGTTGGAAGCGACGCAGAAGATTCGGCGCCTGCCCAATGGTAGCCAGATCCCAATTATCGCCCTGACAGCGAATGTTATGGAAAGTGAAAAACAGCAGTGTTTCGATGTGGGTATGGATGCGTATTTAGCCAAACCCATAATTAAAATTAACCTCTTCAGTACTCTGTTAACCATACTCAATACCAATTCAGTCAGCTAG
- a CDS encoding glyceraldehyde-3-phosphate dehydrogenase (COG0057), with the protein MSPEKYLLDWQTSQTNAESISPLLGQLYRQKGVEVLMFGKQIVNTSVIDIVKSHRLSRRYTGSELSPSQTLPLIQTLATLNLSPCRVDIGQLAHSYWSNNEDEGNISDFLQTALQESLNSTQSVETRDVVLYGFGRIGRLLARLLVEKSGQGYPLRLKAIVVRGGKDGDLEKRASLLRRDSVHGPFNGSITVDENRKAIIVNGNYIQVIYANSPADVDYTAYGIHNALVVDNTGMWRDRKGLSKHLNCNGSEKVLLTAPGKGDLKNVVFGVNESAIQEDDTIISAASCTTNAITPILKAINDKYGIDSGHIETVHSFTNDQNLIDNFHNGERRGRSASLNMVLTSTGAAKAVAKALPELSGKLTGNAIRVPTPNVSMAVANLNLNSVAAKDELNAYLRDMALNSPLSGQIDYTESTEIVSSDIVGSRHAGVVDGAATIAQDKRCVLYIWYDNEFGYSCQVVHCMEQMMGVRYKTYPEVK; encoded by the coding sequence ATGAGTCCAGAAAAATACCTTCTAGACTGGCAAACAAGCCAAACCAATGCTGAATCTATTTCCCCGCTGCTGGGTCAGCTGTACCGACAAAAAGGCGTCGAAGTCCTGATGTTCGGCAAGCAAATCGTAAATACATCAGTTATCGATATCGTTAAATCCCACCGTCTTTCCCGCCGCTACACCGGCTCTGAATTGTCACCATCCCAGACATTGCCACTAATCCAAACATTGGCAACGCTCAATCTCTCGCCTTGCCGAGTCGATATTGGCCAACTGGCACACAGCTACTGGTCTAACAATGAAGATGAAGGCAATATCAGCGATTTCCTGCAGACCGCACTGCAAGAATCACTTAACAGCACCCAGTCTGTAGAAACACGTGATGTTGTGCTGTACGGCTTTGGTCGTATCGGTCGTCTGCTAGCCCGACTGCTCGTAGAAAAAAGTGGTCAAGGTTACCCGCTACGTCTCAAAGCCATTGTGGTTCGTGGCGGCAAAGATGGCGACTTGGAAAAACGAGCTAGCCTGCTTCGCCGTGACTCGGTACACGGCCCGTTCAACGGCAGCATTACCGTCGACGAAAACCGCAAAGCGATCATCGTCAACGGTAACTACATCCAAGTGATTTATGCCAATAGCCCAGCCGACGTCGATTACACTGCCTATGGTATTCATAACGCACTAGTTGTTGATAACACGGGGATGTGGCGCGATCGTAAAGGGCTGAGCAAACACTTGAACTGCAACGGGTCCGAAAAGGTCTTGCTTACCGCACCGGGCAAAGGTGACTTAAAGAATGTGGTATTCGGGGTCAATGAGTCGGCAATTCAAGAAGATGATACCATCATCTCCGCAGCAAGCTGCACCACCAACGCCATTACCCCTATTCTCAAAGCAATCAACGACAAATACGGCATTGATTCAGGTCATATCGAAACGGTCCACTCATTTACCAATGATCAGAACCTGATTGATAACTTCCACAACGGAGAGCGCCGTGGCCGTTCTGCCTCGCTGAACATGGTACTGACCTCTACCGGTGCGGCCAAAGCTGTTGCCAAGGCGCTACCTGAGCTTTCAGGCAAGCTAACCGGCAATGCGATACGTGTCCCTACCCCTAACGTCTCAATGGCCGTTGCCAACCTGAACCTAAACAGCGTTGCAGCCAAAGACGAACTGAATGCCTACCTACGTGATATGGCATTGAACTCGCCGCTTTCAGGCCAAATTGACTACACCGAATCAACCGAAATCGTCTCCAGCGATATTGTGGGCTCCCGCCATGCCGGTGTTGTCGATGGTGCAGCCACTATCGCCCAAGACAAACGATGCGTGCTTTATATCTGGTACGACAACGAGTTCGGCTACAGCTGCCAGGTTGTCCACTGTATGGAACAAATGATGGGCGTACGCTACAAGACTTACCCTGAAGTGAAATAG
- a CDS encoding maltodextrin glucosidase (COG0366): protein MMTKPFFYHGQDKQWVSVSDHSLDLTLVSEADTLISTIFIRCEPDNEEMLIDMEKGKTDGRLQYWHGQIPLNQDKPLTHYCFKVMQNSRQWWLDSKGIGPRMPGRESHFKYNAQHQPPQWIKSQVFYQIFPDRFNNGDPSISVVDNEYCLKGDERPTIAKKWGEPVSDSHDSNGPNEFFGGDLKGIEDKLDYLQALGITALYLNPIFEAPSNHKYDTTDYTRIDPHLGTNEQFGHMVNNLHGRDMKIVLDAVYNHTSVNHPWFNRYQKPQETAGAFGNPDSPYRDYYQFDGDSSSYVGWKGIETLPKLNFSNPEVQNYIYAGEDAVIKQWLRPPYKIDGWRFDVIHMLGEGVGATNNAHYVKAFRQAAKSVNPDCYVLGEHFFEATSWLEGDQEDGAMNYYGFAHPVRAFFANKDIAYHNCQIDAAEFAAWLEEVRGKVPWHNQLAQLNQLDSHDTMRFLTTLDGDQETMKLALLMLFTYVGTPCIYYGTEVALEGGHDPDNRRCFPWERTEHPNPTYDFVSKLIDVRKHYLALQEGSLHWLHAEQQQLAYARTLEGETVITLINNSHSSKALTLPIWQLGATPNAVLKELLTGDEWECKDGILSITLAGKEGLLLTL, encoded by the coding sequence ATGATGACTAAGCCTTTTTTTTACCACGGACAGGACAAACAGTGGGTATCGGTTTCGGACCATTCCTTGGACCTGACGCTTGTTAGTGAAGCAGACACACTCATTTCCACTATCTTCATTCGCTGCGAGCCTGACAATGAAGAAATGCTCATTGATATGGAAAAGGGGAAAACTGACGGCAGACTCCAGTACTGGCACGGCCAAATTCCGTTAAATCAAGACAAGCCGTTAACTCATTACTGCTTCAAAGTGATGCAGAACAGCCGCCAGTGGTGGCTGGACAGTAAAGGGATAGGCCCTCGGATGCCTGGCAGGGAGTCACATTTCAAATACAACGCCCAGCACCAGCCACCACAGTGGATCAAGAGCCAGGTGTTCTACCAAATTTTCCCTGACCGATTTAACAATGGTGACCCATCCATCAGCGTGGTCGATAATGAATACTGCCTCAAGGGCGATGAACGGCCAACAATTGCCAAAAAGTGGGGCGAGCCGGTCTCAGACTCACACGACAGCAATGGGCCGAATGAATTTTTCGGCGGCGATCTAAAGGGCATCGAAGATAAGCTCGACTACCTGCAGGCGCTGGGGATCACCGCACTGTATCTCAACCCTATCTTCGAGGCGCCAAGTAACCACAAGTACGATACGACTGACTATACCCGTATCGACCCCCACCTCGGGACCAATGAGCAGTTTGGCCATATGGTCAATAATCTTCATGGTCGCGACATGAAGATTGTGCTGGATGCCGTGTATAACCACACCTCGGTCAACCACCCATGGTTTAACCGTTACCAAAAGCCGCAGGAAACCGCAGGCGCATTCGGCAACCCTGACTCACCTTACCGCGATTATTATCAATTCGACGGTGATAGCAGCAGCTACGTTGGCTGGAAAGGGATTGAGACCCTGCCAAAGCTCAACTTCTCTAACCCAGAGGTCCAGAACTATATCTATGCTGGAGAAGATGCCGTTATCAAACAGTGGCTTCGCCCACCATACAAAATCGACGGCTGGCGGTTTGATGTTATCCATATGCTAGGTGAAGGCGTCGGTGCCACCAACAACGCCCATTATGTGAAAGCATTCCGTCAGGCCGCCAAGTCGGTCAACCCTGACTGCTATGTCTTGGGTGAGCACTTCTTCGAGGCCACCAGCTGGCTAGAAGGCGATCAGGAAGACGGGGCCATGAACTATTACGGCTTTGCCCACCCAGTGCGCGCCTTCTTTGCCAATAAAGATATTGCCTACCATAACTGTCAGATAGATGCGGCCGAGTTTGCCGCTTGGCTGGAAGAGGTGCGCGGTAAAGTACCATGGCATAACCAACTGGCCCAGCTGAACCAACTTGACAGCCACGATACCATGCGTTTCCTGACAACTTTGGATGGTGATCAAGAAACCATGAAGTTGGCCCTGCTGATGCTGTTCACCTATGTCGGTACCCCATGTATTTATTACGGTACTGAAGTAGCGTTAGAAGGAGGCCATGATCCAGATAACCGCCGCTGTTTTCCGTGGGAGCGCACTGAACACCCTAACCCAACCTATGATTTCGTCAGCAAGCTGATCGACGTACGTAAACACTACCTTGCCCTTCAGGAAGGCAGCCTGCATTGGCTCCATGCTGAGCAGCAGCAGTTGGCCTACGCGCGCACTCTCGAAGGTGAAACCGTGATCACATTGATCAACAACAGCCACTCTTCCAAGGCACTGACCTTGCCGATTTGGCAATTAGGCGCAACTCCTAATGCCGTATTGAAAGAATTGCTGACTGGGGATGAGTGGGAGTGCAAGGACGGCATTCTTAGCATTACACTGGCCGGAAAAGAGGGGCTGCTATTGACCCTATAG
- a CDS encoding hypothetical protein (COG1806): MQSKSNFRDVFFVSDGTAITSETLGHAVLGQFDITTRQTTLPFVESIERANSVKLQINQAYEKTGTVPLVFYSIVLPEVKAVIEQSHAHFYDVLNALVAPLSEDLQMAPQPQLQRSHSIAKDAASYQDRIAAIEYTLAHDDGVSLNNLDQADIILLGVSRCGKTPTCLYLAMQFGIRAVNYPFIAEDMSKLRLPKAIEPYRYKTYGLTIDTERLVEIRHERYANSHYASVEQCEAELGKVEAMFRREAIPYLNTSRLSVEEIATRLLDISGLKRRMC, from the coding sequence ATGCAATCCAAATCCAATTTTCGTGATGTGTTCTTCGTTTCTGACGGTACGGCCATTACTTCTGAAACCCTAGGTCACGCCGTACTCGGCCAATTTGACATCACAACACGTCAAACAACGCTTCCCTTTGTTGAAAGCATCGAACGTGCCAATAGTGTGAAGCTACAGATCAATCAAGCTTACGAGAAAACAGGGACAGTGCCGCTGGTGTTCTACTCCATCGTACTGCCGGAAGTAAAGGCAGTGATCGAGCAAAGCCATGCCCATTTTTACGATGTGCTCAATGCCCTAGTGGCACCATTGAGTGAAGATCTTCAAATGGCACCGCAACCGCAGTTACAACGCTCCCACAGCATTGCCAAGGATGCTGCTAGCTACCAAGATCGTATCGCGGCTATCGAATATACTCTTGCCCACGACGACGGCGTCTCTCTCAACAACCTTGACCAAGCTGATATTATTTTGCTTGGTGTCTCTCGCTGTGGCAAAACGCCAACCTGCCTCTATCTCGCAATGCAATTTGGCATTCGGGCCGTCAACTACCCTTTCATTGCCGAGGACATGAGTAAGTTGCGCCTGCCTAAAGCAATAGAGCCCTACCGTTACAAAACCTATGGCCTGACAATCGATACTGAGCGGTTGGTTGAAATTCGCCATGAGCGCTATGCCAACAGCCATTATGCCAGTGTCGAACAATGTGAGGCAGAACTAGGAAAAGTTGAAGCCATGTTCCGTCGCGAAGCCATTCCTTATCTCAATACCAGTCGCCTATCAGTGGAAGAAATAGCCACTCGCCTGCTGGATATTAGCGGCTTGAAACGTCGGATGTGCTGA
- a CDS encoding putative rhodanese-like protein (COG2897), with product MKMPFLSLIVTLLILPLTVSAMTVEQLASQLGRNDLIIYDSRSKADYDAGHIPGAISFPFEQAYYNKGKALYIKGRTQITSLLREKGLEREKRVILYDDGDLISAARLYWILTLYGHDDVTVFESGYNSWIKAQPSERQESKVASSHFAPNFDASVYASTTLVKLATYSKNYTILDARSLDEYRGNKSMSSTYGRIPSSLHFPVSALISEKSGQPVLKSNRELTPVISQLERNKKYITYCNLGKNSTLSFYVLKRAGFDVALYDGSWIDWSMKKLPVEQEKGQ from the coding sequence ATGAAAATGCCTTTCCTCTCGTTGATAGTCACATTACTCATATTGCCTTTAACCGTCTCTGCGATGACGGTTGAGCAACTCGCCAGTCAGTTAGGCCGTAATGACCTGATCATTTACGACAGCCGCAGTAAGGCCGACTATGACGCCGGTCATATACCCGGTGCCATCAGTTTTCCATTCGAACAAGCTTACTACAACAAAGGCAAAGCGCTGTATATCAAAGGGCGGACGCAAATTACGTCCCTGTTAAGAGAGAAAGGCCTCGAGAGAGAAAAGCGCGTTATTTTATACGATGATGGCGACCTCATAAGTGCGGCTCGCCTGTATTGGATTCTAACCCTGTATGGGCATGATGACGTGACTGTTTTTGAGTCCGGCTATAACTCATGGATTAAGGCCCAGCCAAGTGAACGTCAGGAATCTAAGGTCGCGTCCAGCCACTTTGCACCTAATTTTGATGCATCGGTTTATGCCAGTACCACCTTGGTCAAATTGGCGACTTACTCAAAAAACTACACGATCTTGGATGCTAGGTCATTGGATGAATATCGGGGTAATAAATCGATGAGTAGCACTTATGGCAGAATACCATCCTCTTTGCATTTTCCGGTATCTGCGTTGATCAGTGAAAAGTCGGGACAGCCAGTATTAAAAAGTAATAGGGAGCTTACACCTGTCATCAGTCAGTTAGAGCGAAATAAAAAATATATTACCTATTGCAACTTAGGAAAAAACTCAACATTGAGCTTTTATGTACTGAAAAGAGCAGGTTTCGATGTTGCTTTATATGACGGCTCCTGGATCGACTGGTCGATGAAAAAATTGCCGGTAGAGCAGGAAAAGGGCCAATAG
- a CDS encoding hypothetical protein (COG0262) → MICLFIHFNPTFKWTTSLWFILFAAITLSNSVFASGTIMIDLTRPSEHQQWQVTNDNVMGGISQGQLTFDGQSSRFWGELSLANNGGFSSISRPLESLSADVDQVELVFIGDGRLYQLRLATWKNGNRITYKHDFSSIEGQRQKHVFELSDFQAVFRGRLIDGAPVLAARDVKQVGVLIADKQPGPFALNLIQLKFKTSQETE, encoded by the coding sequence ATGATTTGTTTGTTCATTCACTTTAATCCCACTTTTAAATGGACAACCTCACTCTGGTTTATTCTGTTTGCTGCCATCACACTCTCAAATTCAGTCTTTGCATCAGGGACTATTATGATCGATCTAACACGACCCAGCGAACATCAGCAGTGGCAAGTAACCAACGACAACGTGATGGGAGGCATTTCTCAAGGTCAGCTTACTTTTGATGGACAGTCGAGTCGGTTTTGGGGGGAGTTGTCACTGGCCAACAATGGCGGCTTTAGTTCGATCAGCCGACCTCTAGAATCACTGTCTGCCGATGTGGATCAAGTCGAACTGGTGTTTATTGGTGATGGACGCCTTTACCAATTGAGGCTTGCGACATGGAAAAATGGCAATCGAATAACCTATAAGCACGATTTTTCGTCCATAGAAGGGCAACGCCAAAAGCACGTGTTTGAGCTGAGTGATTTTCAAGCAGTGTTTAGAGGACGGCTAATCGATGGGGCTCCTGTACTGGCTGCTCGGGATGTAAAACAAGTCGGGGTGTTGATTGCCGATAAGCAGCCTGGCCCCTTTGCGTTAAATCTAATACAGCTTAAATTTAAAACCTCGCAGGAAACCGAATGA